A region of the Pseudarthrobacter phenanthrenivorans Sphe3 genome:
TGGACAGGAAGCGGAGTACGCCGTAGCGCCTGTCGAACCCGGTGGCGATGCCCTGCCCGGTGAACGCGGTGGACATCGCGCAGAGCGCCAGGATCCCGGGAACGGCCACATCGATGCGGGTGGGGCCCAGCCCGTCCAGGAACGGTGTCACCGTCAGGCCCACGAGCGCCAGGAGCGGCAGGACCACCGCCAGGATGAGCTGTTCCCCGTTGCGCAGCATCGCCAGGGCTTCGTATTTACCCTGCAGCAGAATGCGGCGGAGCAGGGATGCCGCCTGCTGCCGCCCCGGTGCGCCAGGGCCGATGCCCGGCACGGTGGCTGGCGTGCCAACGGGATTCCGGTTCATCGGATGTCCTTTCCCGAAATGTCCAGAAAGACGTCCTCAAGGCTGCGCGCCTGCAGGGTCATGGCACTGGGCATGATGTCGTGGGCGGCCCACCACTGGGCCAGGGCGGCGAGGTGCCGCGGTGTCAGGGCCCCGGTGGCACAATAGCTTCCGGCGCGATCTTCGGAGACCACCACGTCGTCGGGGAGCACCCCGGACAGGTCGAGCCCGGGGCGCGCTTCAAAAGTCAGGGTCCGCACATGGTCCGCGCCCGCTTCCACTGCTGGTCCGCGCTGCAGCAGTTGCTGGACCGTCCCCTCGGCCACGTTGCGGCCGCCGTCGATGATGTAGACGTAGTCCGCCAGCCGCTGGGCATCATCCATCAGGTGGGTCGTGAGGATAATTCCCATGCCGGCATCCCGCAGTTCGGCGATCAGTTCGAACACCAGCTGGCGGGACTGCGGGTCAAGGCCGGCGCTCGGCTCATCCAGGAACAGGACTTCGGGCCTGCCCACCAGGGCAGCGGCAAGGGCCAGCCGCTGCTTCTGTCCGCCCGACAGCCGGCGTACCGTGGTGCGGCTGAACGTGTCGATTCCGAGGCGCCCAACCAGGTCGTCCACCGGCCATGGATGCGCGTAGAGGCCGGCGATGTGCCGCAGCAGCGGCACGGGCCTGGCCGACGGCGGGAGTCCGCCGTCCTGCAGCATCACGCCAACGCGGGAACGCAGGCCGGCCCCCGCGGATGCCGGGTCCTGGCCCAGCAGGGAGATGCTGCCGCCGCTGCGTTTCTGCAGGCCTTGGGCGCACTCGAGGGTGGTGGTTTTCCCGGCGCCGTTGGCTCCCAGCAGTGCGGTGACCTGGCCGCGTTCGGCGACGAGGGAGATGCCGCTCACTACCCGGAGCATTTTTCCGTCCATGCTGGAAAGCGGGCCTACATCTTTAACCAGCCCGTTGATGGACAGCACAGGGGATTGGGGCGATCGCACCCCAGTATTCTACGGGATGTAGTATTTTCCGGTGTTCCCCGGCCGGCTGAGGTCAGCCTCGCCTTACTGGAATGCGGGACTAAATTACGACACTATTGTGTTGTGTATTCCATGACCAACGCTACTGCTGTGCCTTCTGTCCGGCACGGGGCCTCCGCAGTCACCGCGGAGAGTGGCGCTGTGCCCTCGGGGCCGGTAGCTGACGCGGACGAGCGCACGCGGGACCGGGTTCTCTCCGCTGTCCTGGAGCACGGCCCGGTCAGCGCCGCCGAACTCGGCGACCTGCTCGGATTCACCCCGGCTGCCGTTCGCCGGCACCTGGACCATTTGTCCAAGGCCGGCGTCATTGAGGTCAAGCGCGTGGCCAAGTCCGGCGGCGGCGCAGGCCGGCCCGCCCGCCGCTACGTCCTCAGTTCCCAGGGCCAGTCGAGCCTGGGTAACGACTACCTGGACATTGCCGCGTTGGCGCTGCAGCAGCTCCAGAAAATGGCGGGCCCGGACGCTGTCCGCGCTTTCGCCGTCGAGCGCTTCTCCGAAATGGAGCGGCGGTACGCGCCGGAGATCGAGAAGGCGGGCCCGGACGTGGGCGACCGCGCACGGGCTCTGGCGGAAGCGCTGAGCCGCGACAACTTCGTTGCGTCGGCGGCCTCCATCGAGGCCAAGGCCCCGTTGCCCGCAGCCCTGTCCAGCGTGCAGCTGTGCCAGGGCCACTGCCCCATCCAGCAGCTCGCCGCCCGGTTCCCCGTGTTCTGCGACGTGGAAACCGAAGTCTTCTCCCGGCTGGTGGGCGTGGACGTACGCCGGCTTTCCACCCTCGCCCGCGGCGGGCACGTCTGCACCACCCACATTCCCACAGGCCGGCTGTCTGCCGGAGGGCACACAACGCCTTCAGCAGCCCCCGCCAGCCTGAATGAAGTAAACAACCATCAGCAAGAAAGGCCGTGATGACGGACCAACTATCAGAGAAAGCAGTAGCCGAAAACACTGTGATCTCGGAGATTCTGGAAAAGAATCCCGAGCTCCACGGCATCGGCAACTACGAGTACGGCTGGGCTGACAAGAACGACGTCGGTGCCAACGCACGCCGTGGGCTCAACGAAGAAGTGGTCCGGGACATTTCGGCCAAGAAGAGCGAGCCGGAATGGATGCTCGACCTGCGCCTCAAGGGCCTGAAGTACTTCGACCGCAAGCCCATGCCCACCTGGGGCGCAGACCTCTCAGGCATCGACTTCGACAACATCAAGTACTTTGTCCGTTCCACGGAGAAGCAGGCGACGTCCTGGGACGACCTCCCCGAGGACATCAAGAACACCTACGACAAGCTGGGCATCCCGGAGGCCGAAAAGCAGCGCCTGGTTTCCGGCGTCGCTGCCCAGTACGAGTCCGAGGTTGTCTACCACCAGCTCCGTGAGGACCTGGAGCGGCAGGGTGTCATCTTCCTGGACACCGACACCGCGCTGAAGGAACACCCGGAGATCTTCCAGGAGTACTTCGGCACCGTCATTCCGGTGGGCGACAACAAGTTCGCGTCCCTGAACACCTCAGTCTGGTCCGGCGGATCCTTCGTCTACGTCCCCAAGGGCGTCCACGTGGACATCCCGCTGCAGGCATACTTCCGCATCAACACGGAAAACATGGGCCAGTTCGAGCGGACCCTGATCATTGCGGACGAGGATTCCTACGTCCACTACATCGAAGGCTGCACCGCCCCGATTTACACGTCGGACTCGCTGCACTCAGCCGTGGTGGAGATCATCGTGAAGAAGGGCGCCCGCGTCCGGTACACCACCATCCAGAACTGGTCCAACAACGTGTACAACCTGGTGACCAAGCGCGCCATCTGCGAAGAGGGCGCCACCATGGAATGGGTTGATGGCAACATCGGCTCCAAGGTCACCATGAAGTACCCGGCCGTCTACCTCGTGGGCGAGCACGCCAAGGGCGAGACCCTCTCCATCGCGTTCGCCGGCGAAGGCCAGCACCAGGACACCGGCTCCAAGATGGTGCACATTGCGCCGAACACCAAGAGCTCCATCATCTCCAAGTCGGTGGCCCGCGGCGGCGGACGGGCTGCGTACCGCGGCCTGGTCCAGGTCCGTGAAGGCGCAAAACACTCGGCCAACACCGTCCGCTGCGACGCCCTGCTCGTTGACACGATCAGCCGCTCGGACACCTACCCGTACATCGACATCCGCGAGGACGACGTTGTGATGGGCCACGAGGCAACCGTTTCCCGGGTCAGCGAAGAACAGCTCTTCTACCTGATGTCCCGCGGCATGCGCGAAGACGAAGCCATGGCGATGATCGTCCGCGGCTTCATCGAGCCGATTGCCCGCGAGCTCCCCATGGAGTACGCACTTGAGCTGAACCGCCTGATTGAACTGCAGATGGAAGGGTCCGTCGGATAACGATGACTGAAATCACTACTGAAAAGGCGCGCATCGGCGCGCCCTCAGCCCAGCCGTTCATTGACGGCTTCACCGAGGAAGGCGAGAGCCTTTCGCCCATCAACGCGGCAGGCTCCAAGGCTCCGCTTTCCGGCGCTTCGGCCAAGAGCCACTCCCATGGCGGCGGCGTAGGCGTTCCGGACAGCTCACGCGCCGGCCGCCTGACCTCCTACAGGCTCGCGGACTTCAAGCCGCTCACCGGCATGGAGGAAGACTGGCGCTTCACCCCGCTGAAGCGCCTCCGCGGGCTGCACTCCGAGGTCCTCTCCGGCGCGGCGCCCACCGTGGTTGTCACCGGTCCCGAGGAAGTCACCGTCGAGAGCGTGGGCCGCGACGACAAGCGGATCGGCACCGCCGGTATCCCGGAAGACCGCGTGTCCGCCAACGCCTGGGAGAACTTCGCCGGTGCCACGGTGGTGACCATTCCGTCTGAGTTCGAAGCCCTGACTGAGATTTCCGTGGACATTGAAGGCACGTCCCTGGACGCTGCCGCCCAGCACCTCGTGATCGTGGCCGAAAAGTTCTCCAGGGCCGTTGTTGTGCTGAACCACAGGGGCTCGGCCGTTGTCTCGGAGAACGTCGAGATCATCGTGGAAGACGGCGCCAACCTGACCGTCATCACGCTCCAGGAATGGAACGACGACGCCGTCCACGCCTCCTCCCAGCAGGCGAAGATCGGCCGCGACGCCAAACTCAAGCACGTCATGGTGAGCCTCGGCGGCGACCTGGTCCGCGTCACGCCGTCGGCCCGTTTCACCGCCCCCGGCGGCGAGGCCGAAATGTTCGGCCTGTACTTCGCCGACGCCGGCCAGCACCTGGAACAGCGTCTCTTCGTGGACCACGCGGTGCCCAACTGCAAGTCCAACGTGCTCTACAAGGGGGCACTGCAGGGCCGCAACGCCCACGCCGTCTGGGTTGGCGACGTCCTGATCCGCAAGGAAGCCGAAGGCACCGACACGTACGAGGCCAACCGCAACCTCCTGCTGACCGACGGCGCCCGGGCCGACTCCGTGCCCAACCTCGAAATCGAGACCGGCCTGATCGAGGGTGCCGGCCACGCCAGCGCCACCGGCCGCATGGACGATGAGCACCTGTTCTACCTGATGGCACGCGGCATCCCGGAGGATGTTGCCCGCCGCCTGGTGGTCCGCGGCTTCCTGAACGAGATCATCCAGCAGATCAAGGTCCCCTCCATCGAGGAGCGGCTGACCGAGGCTGTTGAGCACGAACTCGCGCTGACGGACAACTAGAAGCTACGGAGCACGGTTAACACATGACTGACCAGCCAAAGGGCGAGCTTGTCTGCAAAGTGGATGAAATCCAGCTGAAGCAGGCGCTGCGGATCCTGATCGACGACTACCCCGTGGCAATCGTCAAAGACTCCATGGGGGAGATCCACGCCATCGGTGACACCTGCTCGCATGCGGACATTTCGCTGTCCGAGGGCGAGGTGGAGGGCTGCGCCATCGAGTGCTGGGGCCATGGGTCCCAATTCGACCTGCGCAGCGGCCAGCCGCTGCAGCTGCCGGCCTATGATCCGGTCCCGGTGTTCGCCGTCGACATCCGCGGGGATGAGGTCTACGTGGACGTCACCAACGTCCTCAACGGCGCCGAAGCTCCGAACTTCAGCTAGCACCACAGAATTACGAACCAACTTCCAGACAGAGAACGCACCGCGGCCGGCAGGCCCGGTGCAAAGGAGAACAAGACACATGTCTACTCTTGAGATCAAGGACCTGCACGTCAGCATCGAGACGGAGCAGGGCACCAAGGAAATCCTGAAGGGCGTCAGCCTGACCATCCGGACGGGCGAAACCCACGCCATCATGGGCCCCAACGGCTCCGGCAAGTCCACCTTGGCTTCCACCATCGCAGGCCACCCGCGCTACAACGTCACCAGTGGCTCCATCACCCTGGACGGCGAAGACGTCCTGGAAATGAGCGTTGACGAGCGCGCCCGCGCCGGCGTCTTCCTGGCCATGCAGTACCCCGTGGAGGTACCCGGCGTCAGCATGACCAACTTCCTGCGCACCGCCAAGACCGCCATCGACGGCGAGGCTCCCAAGCTCCGCACCTGGACCAAGGACGTCAAGGCCGCCATGGAGCAGCTGCGCATCGACGCCGACTTCGCCCAGCGCAACGTCAACGAAGGCTTCTCCGGCGGCGAGAAGAAGCGCGTGGAGATCCTCCAGCTGGAGCTCTTCAAGCCCAAGTTCGCCGTCCTGGACGAGACCGACTCCGGCCTTGACGTTGACGCCCTGAAGGTCGTGTCTGAGGGCGTCAACCGCGCCCACGCCGAAGGCAACATGGGCACGCTGCTGATCACGCACTACACCCGGATCCTGCGCTACATCAAGCCTGACTTCGTCCACGTGTTCGTGGATGGCCAGGTTGTGGAGGAGGGCGGCCCCGAGCTCGCCGACCGCCTTGAAGAAGAAGGCTACGACCGCTACGCCAAGGGTGCCGGCACCGCCGCTGCACCCGCTGCGGTACAGGCCTAGTAAGGACTTGCCATGACCGAAATCAACGCGGCGCGCACCAGCCTCGAGGACGTCGAGGAGGCGCTGAAGGATGTCATTGACCCCGAACTCGGCGTCAACGTGGTGGACCTCGGGCTGCTGTACGGCCTGAAGTACTCCGACGACGACGGCGCCCTGCTGATCGACATGACCCTGACCACGGCCGCCTGCCCGCTCACCGATGTCCTGGAGGAGCAGGTGGGCAAGGCCCTGGACGGCGTGGTTGATGACTGGCGCCTGAACTGGGTCTGGATGCCGCCATGGGGTCCCGAGCGGATCACCGACGACGGCAAGGACCAGATGCGGGCCCTCGGCTTCAACATCTGAATAAAGCACGACGACGGCCGGTTGCCTTCCAGCAGGAAGGTAACCGGCCGTCGTCGTCCTTTAACTCATTCCACTGCTCCGTACCTGTCGTTTTCAATCCTCAAAACGACAAATACGGAGCAATCGATGTTAGAGGGTCCGTGCCGAAAAGGTGTCGCACTGGTTGATGTCCCCGGTCTCGTACCCGGTGTAGAACCAGCGCTGGCGCTGTTCGCTGGAGCCGTGCGTCCAGGCTTCCGGCGTGACCCGGCCCGTGGCGGCTTCCTGGATGCGGTCATCGCCCACTGCCGAGGCGGCGGACAGGGCATCGTTGAGGTCCTGCTGGGTGAGGGCCTCCAGGAACGGCTGGCCGTCCGGGCCCGGCTGGCTTGAGGCATGCTTTGCCCAGAGCCCGGCGTAGCAGTCCGCCTGCAGCTCAACGCGGACTGCACCGGATTCCGGCCCCTGCGGATCCTGCTGGGCCTGGTCCAGGTTGCCCAGTACGTTCTGGATATGGTGCCCAAACTCGTGCGCCACCACGTACTCCTGGGCCAGCGGACCTCCTGAGGAGCCAAAGCGGTCCACCAGCTCCTGGAAGAACCCGGGATCAAAGTAGGCGGTGGTATCGGCGGGGCAGTAGAAGGGACCAACGGCGCTGGACGCCGTACCGCAGCCGGTGCTGACAGCCTGGTCGAAGATGACCGTGTCAGGCTGCGGGTACTGCACGTTGTACTGCTGCAGGTAGGCGGGCCAGAACGCGTTCAAGCTGTTGACTGTGCCCGTGATGCGGCAGTCCACCCGGGCATCGGCGTCGGCACCCGTCTGGCAGGCGGGGGCAGTGCCCTGGCTCTGCGGCGCCGGGGCCGCGCCGCCCGCCAGCCCCTCCAGGAGCTGCGGGTTTACGCCCAGCAGCGCCGCGATAAGCAGGAGGAGCCCGCCGCCGATGCCGCCGCCCACCTTCACTCCACGGCCCATGCCGCGCCTGTCCTGGACCTGCGACGGATCCAGCTGCACGTTGTCGTTAAAACTCATAAAGTCACAATACCCGCGGGCCCGGGCCTCAACCGGTGCCTCCCGGTAAAGTTGATCCGATGCCTTTCCTCGACAAAATCCAGCGCTGGGCCGAAGAGCGGCCGCACGACACCGCCGTCGTCATCGCTGGCCAGCGGCTTTCCTGGGCGGAGCTCCGGGATTCGGCGGCGGCGCTGGTGCCCCACACCAAGTCCGTGACCCCGCTCTGCGAGGCCAACTCGGTGGAATTCGCAGCGAAGTTTGCCGCTGCCGTGGCCGGCGCGCGCCAGTGCGCTGTTCTCGACCCGGCGTGGCCCTCCCAGTTGCAGGAGGACATCAGGCACCGCGTCGAGTCCTCTGCAGAGGCTGCCGCGGTGTCCCCTGATGACCCCCTTGCGGACGGCGCACCCGAGGCGACGTTTCTGATCGGCCTGACCTCCGGCACCACGTCCGTCCCCAAGGCCTTTACCAGGTCCCGGAATTCCTGGCGCGAGTCCTTCGAGGCCTCCATCGAGTTTTTCGGCCTCCGGCAGGACGATGTCACGCTGGCTCCCGGTCCGCTGGCGGCGAGCCTGAACCTCTATGCCCTGGCCGAGTGCCTCTATGCCGGCTCGGAATTCCAGACGCTTGAGCACTTTGACGTCGGCGCTGTACATTCCGCCATTACCCATGACCGCGTGACGCGCCTGGTCCTGGTTCCCACCATGCTGAGGATGCTCAGCGAGCGCGGACTGACCGGGTGCGTGGACGCCTCGGGGATCCGGACTATCATCTGCGCGGGGTCCAAGCTCGATACCCGGACCCTGGAAGCCGCGCGGCGCTGGGCGCCCAACGCCACGATCTTCGAGTACTACGGTGCCTCCGAGTTGAGTTTCGTTTCCGGGGCAGGCCTGCCTGCGCGGGAGCTGGCGGTCCCCGGCGGCACCGGCATCGGCAGGGCGTTTCCGGGAGTGGAGGTGCGCATCCTCGACGACGCAGGGCTTCCCGTCCCGGACGGTGAAGCCGGGAACATCTGTGTCCGCAGCCGAATGGTGAGCAACGGCTACCTGTGGGGCGATGACGGCCAGGCGCTGAGGTCCTTCGGCGGATGGTTCACCGTGGGGGACCAGGGGTACCTCGCGGCAGCGGAGCTCCATATTTTGGGCCGGCGCGCCGACATGATCCTCACGGCCGGTAAGAACGTTTACCCGCACGAGGTGGAACTGGCACTGGCAGCGGTACCCGGCGTGGCCGCCGCGGTGGCCGCCGGTATGCCGGACGACCTGCGCGGCCAGCGCGTGGTGGCGGGCGTTGTCCCCTCCCACGGGGGAGTCACGGCCACCCAGCTCAGGGCCGGTCTCGAGGAGATTTTGGCCCGGGACAAACGGCCGCTGCAGTACTATCTGCTGGCCGAGCTGCCGGTCACAGACCGCGGCAAAGTCAGCCGGAGCATGCTGCTGGACTGGATCTCGTCCCGGGACCGGCGGGTACGCCACCTTGCCGGCTGAGCTGCTGCCGCCGGACCGGCAGCCCGTCATCATCTCAGCGTTGCGCACCCCTGTCTGCCGCACGAACGGAGCGCTGCGGGCCCTGCACGCGTATGAACTCCTGGCACCCGTGCTTCGGGAGCTGCTGGCCGGCGTGGACGTTGGGGCGGGAGAGGTCAGCGACGTGGTGATGGGCAACGCGGTGGGCGGTGGCGGTAACGTCGCACGCCTTGCGCTGCTGGAGGCAGGCCTGCCGGTGACCGTCCCAGGCATCACGGTGGACCGCCAGTGCGGTTCCGGACTGGACGCCATTGTCCTCGCGGCGCGGCTGGTGGCGGCGGGCGGCAACCCGCTGTACCTGGCCGGGGGAGTGGAGAGCACCAGCACCGCGCCTCTCCGCGCGCACAGGAATCACGACGGCGGGCCGGAGTTCTACCGGCGCGCCCAGTTCGTGCCGGACAGCTACGGCGACCCGGACATGGGGGTGGCCGCGGAAACCGTGGCACGGAAGTTTGGGGTCAGCAGGGAGCGCCAGGATGCCTTTGCCCTGCGCAGCCACCGCCTGGCGCTGGCCGCCTCTGAAGCCGGATATCTTGACGGCGAACTGGTTCCGCTGGGCGTCGGCGCCGGTACTGTTGCTGCCGACGATGGCCCACGGCGGGGTCTGAACGGCGCGGTAATGTCCAGGTTTCCGCCCGCCTTTGTGGACGGGGGAACTGTCACCGCGGGTAACTCCTGCTTCGACGCGGACGCCGCCTCCGCCGTCGTCGTCACTTCCCTCGAGCGGGCCCGGGACTTGGGCGCTGCCGATGCGCTGCTGCTGGTGGGCGCAGGGACCGCCGGAGTGGAGCCGGACGTCCTTGGAGTCGGTGCGGCCGCCGCCGCCCGGAACGTGCTCACAGCCGCGGGGGTGGCAGCTGACGAGGTTGAGCTGGTGGAGTTTAACGAGGCGTTCGCGTCGCAAACCCTCGCCTGCCTGGATGAACTGGGCATCGATTCGGAACAGGTAAACCTCGACGGCGGCGCGCTGGCTTTGGGGCACGCGTATGGGGCGTCCGGTGCGGTCCTGGTTACCCGCCTGCTGGCGCAGGCACGGCGTGACGAGATGGCGGGAAGCCTTGGCCTTGCCATGATCAGCAGCGCCGGCGGCATGGGAACGGCGGCGCTGCTGGAATACCGGCGGTTGTAGCCGGCGGTCAGTCGTCCGGCTCGCCCAGCCCGCGGGCGGCGAGCGCTTCCCCTGTTTGCCGGGCGAAGGCAACTGAAGTGATGAACACCGGCAGGATCAGCGCCCGGGGATTCCGTTCCAGCCCCCGTGCACGGGCGGAATCCCGGACGTCGGCGAAGGTTCCCGCGATGTAGGGGATGCTGCGGAGCATGATGCCGATGGTCAGGGCGAACCGTTCAGGGTCGGCACCGAGTCTCTTAAAAGGTGTGGCCGCCTTGACCACGCCGTCCAGGAGCTGCTGCACGGGCGTGGTGGCGGTCAGCAGTGATGCCGCCACCACGCAGACAAGGATGTTTACGACGATCCGGGCTGCAGTTGGTGCGCCCAGCTGCCACCACTGGAAGAGCCCGATCACCAGGAGGACGGCGGCGAGGGGGCGGACAGCCGCCCAGAGTTTCCCCGCCCCGGCGCCGGTGAGCAGGAACAGGCCGCACAGTGCCGCGAGCACCGCCACAGAAACGCGCCAGTCCACGATGACGAAGGAGGCCAGGCCGCTGGCAAAGACCAGAAGGAATTTCAAGCCCAGGGGTGCCCGGTGGACTATGGAGTTCCCGGGAACGTAGTTGGCCAGGAGGAAGCCGTGGCCCCTCATCGCGGTTCCCCGGCCTGCAGTCCGTCCAGACAAAGGGAACGGTAGGCCGCCACGGCATCAGCCGGCTCTCCGTCGAACACCACCTGTCCCTGCTCAACCACCAGCACACGGTCCATTTCCAGGGCCAGCTCCAGGTCGTGGGTGGACATGATGATCTGCTGGTCCAGCCCGGCCAGGGTCCTCCGGAGGAGCTCCCGGTTGCGGAGGTCCAGCAGGGTGGAGGGTTCATCGAGCACCAGGACTTTGGGGTTCACCGCCAGGACGGCGGCGAGGGCCATCAGCTGCCGCTCGCCGCCGGACAGCTCGTAGATGCTTTGGTCCGCCAGGTGCAGGAGTCCCAGCCGCTCCAGTGCCGCGTCCGCTGCCGCGCGCCGCTCGGCGGTGTTCTTCACCGAGCGGCGCAGGGACAGTTCCACGTCCTCCCGCCCGGTCGGCATCACCAGCTGGGACAGGGGATCGGTGAAGACAAAGCCGACGTTCCGGCGTACTTTCCGGACGGCACGGACTGTGCTGTCGCCGTCGACCGTTACGCTGCCTGTGCTGGGCTGGACCAGCCCGTTGACCAGGCGCAGCAGTGTGGACTTGCCCGAGCCGTTGGCGCCGATGACGCCCACGCGGGACTCCTCCAGACGGAGCCCGACGTCGCGGAGCAGGACCTTCGGTCCGGGTGCATGGTCCGTTTCGACGGCGACTGTTACCTGGTCAAAGACGACGGCGGGCATGGCGGCGCCTCAGGCCTTCGCAGGCTGGGCGGTGCTGCGCCGGATGCGGCGGACCAGGATGTCCGGGAAGGCACGGT
Encoded here:
- a CDS encoding energy-coupling factor ABC transporter ATP-binding protein, with amino-acid sequence MPAVVFDQVTVAVETDHAPGPKVLLRDVGLRLEESRVGVIGANGSGKSTLLRLVNGLVQPSTGSVTVDGDSTVRAVRKVRRNVGFVFTDPLSQLVMPTGREDVELSLRRSVKNTAERRAAADAALERLGLLHLADQSIYELSGGERQLMALAAVLAVNPKVLVLDEPSTLLDLRNRELLRRTLAGLDQQIIMSTHDLELALEMDRVLVVEQGQVVFDGEPADAVAAYRSLCLDGLQAGEPR